The genomic DNA TGTTAAATAACCTAGTACATTTCACTCCCATCCAACTGTTTCTTGCTTGCTGAAATTTTCATCCATTAAATTGGCTTTTGTATGCATTAATTTATTGGCGGGAGCCACACACGAAGCTCAAGTTCTTTCTTTGTCACTGAATTTAGGATCCACAATGCCATCTGAGGTACATGCCTTGTCTCCGTCGTCATATTTTTCTGAGGTATTCTATTATTATATTCATCACATTTAGATAGGATTGTGAAGTTCATACGTCATTTTGGTATTATACCTCCCCCCTCTAAATAATGCATTGATTCCCGTGGTAGCTCATCTCTTCTCTTTCTGCCCTTGGCAGAGACAAGTTGGATTCTGGAAGACAGAAAGCATGCCTGAAAACCACGGTGTGTTTTGATATCACTCGTTAAGCAATAACAACTCCGTTCTTAATATCTATATTCTATCAAAACTTGGTGTCTGTAAAAATCCATGTATAACATGCTTGAATTTTGGATCTGACTGATGGCAGCAAGAAATTTATATAATCCCGTTATGCATTGATTAATACTCCGAGTGTGTCAAAAAATGTTGGAAGTTTTTACTAATTCAATTTTTTAGAAGAGTTAGAGTTGTATTAAGGTGTTTCTCTCACAAGCAGAAGAGAGGTATGGGTTGTAGGTGTtgtttaattatattattaattcaaattgATGAGTGCTTACAAGGCAGGTTTTTCTTTGAAGTAATGACTGTCCACTTTGGTTAAATATCCAAAGTCATTACGGGCTGTACACATAGTCTAGTGGTATATTCGAACATTTTTATAGAATAAAGATCCACAAATCAATGTTGCATAACCTTTGATTAGATTTGGCTGTAATGGTTTGGTTACCGCTGATACAAAGCACACGGTACCTGCGTTATTAGTACCTATTTCCAGTGCAAATGTAAGTTTTAGCATTTGTTATTATTGACTGTTGTTATTGCTACTAAATTTTAGTTTCGCCAGGCTTAAAAGGAGAAGGAATGCTGCATACAGCAGATAGCAATCTTCTTGGTTCATCACCACTGGACAATCGTATGTTTATGTATTCTTCTTTGGGTATATGCATTGATATCTAATTAAGTACTAATCTAGTCTCATATCTAACAGACGGGAAGAAAACTAATATGGTGGGTCCTTGTTACGAGAATGGCTTCTTTTCAAGCCCTTTTTCGGAGCTATTGAGTCAGAAGAGTGAGTTTCAGTAACTAGATCAATGCTTACCTACATTTGTTCGTATACTTATATGTCTTGTGTCATCTCTGTTAATCATTCTTTCTACCATCACAATCATGGATCTTCAGTCAATATGTAGCTCTTGATGTTTAGGTGCAGTGAGATACTGAACAACTGGTTTATCTTCTCCTACTGCACAATAGTTATTTCTCAGATTCTTACATCTCTGGTAATTGATGCAGTGACATTGTCACCCAGTGATGCTCATAATGGCCGCTTCTTTTCTTCTACTTCCAACTATGACGAAGAGGAACCACTTGAATCACTAGAAGAAATTGAGGCCCAAACTATTGGAGATCTTCTTCCTAGTGACGAGGACTTGCTTCTGGGGGTGACTGATGGTTTTGACTATCACACTCGACCTACTAATGGGAATAATATAGAAGATTTGGACTTTTTTAGCAGTGTTGGAGGGTTTGACTTGGGAGAAGAAAAAATAAGTTTGGACAGATCAACTGGCAGGTTGGGGGGATCAAATGGTTCAATCGCTGGGGAACACCCATCTAGAACACTTTTTGTGAGGAATATAAATAGCAATATTGAAGATATTGAATTGCAAGCTATTTTTGCTGTAAGTTGCTTTTGGTGACTTTAATTTCTTAAATAGTGTAATAGTTAGTTGTAAATTGTGGTCTTGATGAGGTTTCACCTGATCTGTTTTTTTAAACTCATTTATAGCAATACGGAGACATCCGCACTCTCTATACAGCTTGCAAGCATCGAGGCTTCGTTATGATATCATATTATGATCTAAGAGCAGCCCAAAATGCCATGAAAGCACTTCAAAACAAGTTACTAAAGCATAGAAAGCTTGACATACATTTCTCGATTCCAAAGGTATGTTTTGCTACTTAAGTTTCGCCCCACTTTGCAAACTTTAAATGTTAATTTTTTAGTATTTGCTACTTCCAAATCCCCTactaaattttaaattttagtaTGTGCTACCTCCAAGTCCCCTACCTTTCCCCCTGCACAATTTCAAAGTTTTATTTGGTACAATCAAATCAGTTAGGCCACAAACAACTAAACAGAGTGTAGGCTGTAGACATTTATATAATTCAAGTTTATCTTTTTTCAGAGTTTCATTATAACAACTGTAAGCCAAAACTGCATGATAAATTTAAACAAACAACCTCtacctttttttattttttttctaatctGAAGCACCAAAGGCTTACTAAGACTGGGACAGATGGATTTCCGTCTTTTCAAACATAATAAATTTTGGTGTAAGAAAATCAAGGAGAATATTAATGGTTTCTCCAGATGATTTGGTCTACACTATTTGCAAGCATCTGCGTCCAGTTGCTAGATTTTCATTACCAGCATACGAAACAAATTAAAGTGCTTAAAATGGCCATTCTGTCCGACTATCACATTATTTGCTATCTTAAGACTATCAGCTGAACTTATTGTTTCAAGTTAGTAGCCCATTTTAAACAAGTCAACTTGGTTGTATATACTTTCAGAAAATTTTGAATTTGTCTACTTAATAAACATGAAATCTGCATCTGTAATTTCTTTTTAATGTTCAATTAAAGAACAGTTTAATTGGTTGGCTCAGCAGACAGATATTAAATAGTCTGCTTTGCTGAAAAAGAAACCATTAGTCACCCCCGCCTGGCTTCCTAAAGAATTTGATTCCTTGTCCGACATATCTTTGCACCTAAAGGTGGCCTGTAAAATTTCCCTGACAACACTTTTGACAATTTCTGTACTTAAATGCTGGCATGGTTTGTAAATGTTTGTAAGACAAGAGGCTGATTCGGTCAGTTGTGCGCAATTATGTCTCATTGGTTCTCCATTTATTAGGACAACCCTTCAGAGAAAGATTGCAACCAAGGTACTCTTGAAGTTTCTAAGCTTGATTTTGCTGTGACAAATGATGAATTCCGGCAACTATTTGGTGTGTATGGAGACATCAAGGAGGTAATATATTAAAAACTCTATATTAGACTTTAAAAAAATGTATTTAGCATTTTAGGAAATTGACCAATTGCTTCTGGATTGCAGATTCGTGATGTTCCATATAGGTCTCATCACAAATTGATAGAATTCTATGATTTTAGATCTGCTGAGGCTGCTCTTCGTGCATTAAACAGGAGTCAATTGGCAGGGAAGCTTGATCTAAGACATCCTGATGGTAATACAAGGTAAGAGTGTACAGTATAAAATTGTTCAATATTTCTTTGTCCCGCACTTGAAAGAAATCAGACTAGAACATCTAAAACCAAAAGTCAGTTCTATATGTcttaaaaatttaaaatacatGGTTACAAATACTTGAATGTCGAGCTCTTACTATCAAGAAGAGAGGGGTATGCGCTAGGCTAAGCCTTGCAGATAAGTCCAAGTGTCCTTTCCTTGACCATATGGACATTTTCGTTTCATCTTTCTTTCCCTTCAtctgaattatttctcttctTACTTTTCCATTTCTGGTTTCCTTTTTTCATTACCATGCATTTGTTTCCAGTTTTATGCAGTCATTTCCTGAGCTCAGGCAAGATGAATTCAGTCCATATCTGCAACAAAGTAGTTCCCATAATTTCACTACAGGATTTGGTGGTATGATTGCTTTCATATTGTATACTTTCTCTTCGTCGACCAAATCAAAAACTGTGTTACAACATCCAGTGATTGTTTACAGGACCAGCTTCACATGGGCAAGTAACATCATTTAGTATGGAGAACAGCGATGTACTGGATGCTGACTATTCAAAGGGAGCCCCGTTTGGTCAATATCAAGATATCGCATTTCAAAATGGGATATTATGTAGTGTTCCAAGTAACTTATCCTCTGTCATACATCAGTCCAGCATTCCTGAATCTGGTCACTTGTTAAACAAAAAAAGCATGGAAATTCCCAGTGCACTAAATTTCCATCCATATTCACTTCCAGACTATCATGATGATTCTGGTAAGTTCACTTTCACTCCCTACAATTCTGCAGGATCAACGGCTTTAAATGTTAGTGCTAAATAGTCAGAAACACTGGGAAATCAAGAATATTTGTAGATTCGTGAAGTGGCAAAACAAGTTTTAGTGTCAGACTGAATAAAGGTTGTTAGCAAAGATATTTAGAGGTGTCATGTATGTAAAGTTTGCTGTCCATCGACTTGTTTAACAATATACTAATACGAAAAGAATTACACAGCTTATAGAGAAATTATTGCGACCAAATACACTTCGTATTGATATTCTGATCTCACCCATTTGTGTTTTCATTCTCAGCTTTTTTATCTACTGGAAATGAAAGTTATGCCCCTCCTGCACCACCTCATTATATGTGGAATAGTTCACCTAAGCCTCAGGGGATGACGTGGTCGAATTCACCATCATATGTTAATGGGATTTGTTCTCCTCAGCACTTGCAAAGACTGCATACAGTTCATAGACCACCGTATCATATGTTGAGTACAAATTTACCCATAAATAGCCATCAGGCGGGATCGGCTCCATCTGTTGATCCTTCTCTTTGGGACATAAGGCATGTCTATGCAGGGGAATCCCCTGATGCTTCATCTTTTCAACAAGGATCCGTTGGAAATATGAGAATGACTAGCAACTCACTGCATCCTTTAGAAATTATTTCTCCAAACATCTTTCCCAGTTTTGGTGGAAATTGTTTGAACCTGTCAATTGCTTCAAAAGTACTGCAATCACCTCAGAACTCTATCATGTATCCCAGCAGCAGTCAAATGTATCCTAGGATGAGCCCATTTGATTCTTCTCGTGAACGATTGAAGGGCCACCGAAATGAAGGACGTTCCAGTCAGGCTGACAACAAGAAACAGTTCGAGCTTGACATTGACCGCATAATCCGCGGTGAAGACAAGCGGACAACACTCATGATAAAGAACATTCCCAATAAGTAAGTATATATCATATATCAATTGTTATTCCTTCAGTTATCGAATGCAGTGATTCTAATTCGAAGACAAGATCGTTAGGGATCAAAAACAAGCTAATAATGGTTCACAGATtaatttgaatgcttctcccccCACATTTAGGCTTTTTCTTTATCCTTAATGCTTTTATTACTACCTCTACGGAGACATAGTTTAGCATTATGCTTAATGCGTTTTATGTCTTTAGTTTTTAGTAAAACCTTGCAGACATAGTCATGTCATTTGTTATTACGCTTGATAGTTGATAGATATGTTAATGTCAGTGATATTATCTATTGTTAATTTCTTATTGTGTTTCATGTTTAGGGATAATCTGGGATATTGTTTGAAGATGTCTTGATTCTTAAAAGTTACCCCCATAACATAAAGATACTAAAATTTTAAAGGAAAATCTATTGCTACTTTGACATTATTGCAATCTAAGAGCATCTCCAAGACTAAAAAATCCATAGCTAAATAATCTAGGTGTCATCTAGGTATGATATATGTGgtaattttagaaaatatgtaaaaaaaattgCACTCCAGTCTTGTAACCCCTTAGCAAAAAATATAGACAATCACTTTTAGTAGACTATATTTGTACAACCATAATACCCTTACGTATAATTTTACATAATGAAAATATAGATAATACCATTGAAGTATAATTCAAATCCCATGACTAAAATTCTAAAAATCGATGATAGCTAATCATTATAGCCAACCATTTTACATTTTAacattggagatgctctaagtACTTCAACCACATTTCTTTTATGACAAATAATATGAACAATTTGCTAAATTTGTATGTCCAATTACCTTAAATGTAACATTGTACTAGTTAATTATCTGGGATTTGGGCAAAGCTCACTTGGGTAATCCCATCTAAAAAGCAACCTGGAGCGAATGAGGATGAATTTTAAGAGTCTAATGATGATTGGTGAGTGTCTATCACGCTGTCTAGACCAAGTGAAATCAAATTGGTTTATCACTTGGAAATCAAGCAGTATAAAATGTCCAACAAAGTAGTAATATTTAACACTGCTAATGTGGTGGAACTTTCCTATTTTCAACTGCATCTGTACTGTTATTAATTCAACTGAGAGCTTTTTGattattatttttcttattttccGTCTTTTGTCTCTTTATGTTCTCTGCTGTGCACTATTTTGGACATCTCTTATGACATGATGTTAATTGTAGATATACTTCAAAAATGCTCTTGGCTGCAATAGATGAGCGTCATCGAGGGACTTATGATTTTATCTACTTGCCCATTGATTTTAAGGCAAGTGTGTTCTCATTATCAGTGCGGTCACTTGTAGTTCAGTTTGAAGTTGTTGAGCAAGGGCAATTGTAAGATGGTGGTATCCTAACTGTTTTGCTTCACTTCTGTTGCAGAATAAATGCAATGTGGGTTATGCATTTATAAACATGACTGATCCTTCCTTGATAATACCATTCTTTCAGGTTTGAACAACTcatgttattgcatgggatatTTTTCCGTCTGATACATAACTAAAAATATGTTTAAGGGAAAATTCTATAAAGAATATATGATACTGTCAGGCATTTAATGGGAAGAAATGGGAAAAATTCAATAGTGAAAAGGTAGCATCACTAGCTTATGCGCGCATACAGGGAAAAGCTTCCCTTATCGCCCACTTTCAGAATTCAAGCTTGATGAATGAGGATAAGCGCTGCCGTCCGATTCTGTTTAAAACAGAAGGACCCAATGCAGGTGATCAGGTATGACAATCAGTGAACTTCATGATTGTATACTTCCATAGTTGTCATGTGTCCAAATTAGTGATATAATAATACTCATTCCCGTCCGTTCCCTTTTCTATGGCTTCAGGTGCCATTTCCTATGGGCGTACATGTTCGTTGCAAATCCACGAAAAACCGAACTGGCATGAATGATAAGAATCAGTCAGAAAGCTCAGCATACACAAGTACTGAAGAGGAATATTTAAGTGGGGACTCTTCTTCACGTTCATCAAGAGATGCAGATTAAGCAAAGCCACTCAAAAGTGGGAACTAACCTTTTCAGAATTTGACCAACTGATACAAACAAAGATCTTTCCGTAAAAAAAGTGTACATTAGGGAAGTGATTATTAAATCCAGTTTTGATGCTTCTGGAAAGTCTTTTGGAGAATGCTTGACGAAAAGTAATGGCATTGGGAAAACACCAGTGAAAAGAAGTCGCGAGGCCGGGGGCTCCAAATTTTGGACACTCTTGGAGGAATTATGGAACCAGCATGAGGACAGTCTTGAAGTGGTATATTGTACAAAAGCTTTTACAGTATGGACCAAGAGGCTTCTTCTGCTCCTCTCCCCCTGTTCCTTTTCCCGGCATTTGTTCATCTTTTTATAGATGGTTCTTCCTTTTTCTTGTTTGTTTTTTCTGATTTCTTTTTGCTAAGAGATCACTCCATTTCGCTGGATTTTGTTCTCAAATAAaaggagaaattttaatttcatgAAACCGACCATAACTTGTTTTGAACGTTTCTTCTTGAAAGATTTGCCCCCCTTCTCAATTTTAAACGTGAAAAAACTACAAAATACCGCACAACTTTCTAAACATATACAATCAATAACATTTCTATACTacaaaaaattctaaaaatttctAAACGTGAAAGAAGTAAAATGTACGAGGACCATGCCCTTGCGAAGAGAAGGAAATCCGTTTCCGTGAAGACCCACGGCGGCTTAGGGCAGCAAAgcattatatatatacatatatgggCTACTcgaataaaaatcaatttaaaatagaaaccggaaaccaaataatttttttaaaaaaaactaattcgaaatataagacatatggtatgcaaatcgatcattgagagatgtagaaaaatacagtgaaatcggattttaaaaaaaattacggtttgatgggaaaaatcaaattaaaaacggaggaaaaaagctgaaattgggtgtgggagAGTGCATAGTAGTTGGGTGGGATGATTTAGGGGGATCATTAGATTAGGTAGATCTAATGACTTAGATTAGTTCctaatttctattttaattttaatttatatttgatcattcccctatatatatatatatatatataggctactCCAATAGAATCCAATTTTGAATAGAAACTggaaaccaaataattttttaaaaaaaattaattcgaaatataacatatatgatatgcaaatcgatcgctgagagatgtagaaaaatatagtaaaatcagatttttaaaaaaaacttatagTTTGACgtgaaaaatcaaattaaaaacggaggggaaaagctgaaattgggtgtgggagggtgcagaATAGTTGGGTGGGGTGATTTAGGGGGCCCATTAGATTAGGTAGATATAATGGCTTAGATTGGTtcctagtttctattttaattttagtttgtatttgatcaatcccctatatatatatataaactcaGGGCTACTCCAATATAAACTCATTTATAATGAAAACTagaaactaaaataaaaaaaattgtcaATTATGTCGAAATATAGCACATATGGTATGAAAATTGATCGTTGGGAGATTTAGAAAAATACACTGAAgtcggatttaaaaaaaaaacttatCATTTGACggaaaaaatcaaattaaaaacggaggggaaaacTGAGATTATGTGCGGGATGGTGCAAATTAGTCGTGTGTTGTACTTTTAGGAaccattagattagattgatctaatTGTTTAgattattttctaatttttattttaattttgatttctATTTGATCATTTGCCTATAGATATTCTTACAAAAAAAAATAACAATCATCCCAAACTCAAAAATTCGCTTGACCCGCCGAGTTGAAACACTGAGTCGTCACCGAGTTGCCACCGTTTGGACGAGCTGATGTAATCATGAGATTTGTCCTTCATCTGTAGTTCCTGGAACCGCCATTGTCTGCCTAAAATCATTATTGGAGAGTTTGAATCGTCGTCGTTGAGTGGAGATTGCCGAGTGAAGCATCAAATCAAAGAATTTGAGATTCTAATGTTCAGTTAGGATCAACTAAAACATAAATAAAGCATTGGATCGAATTCGTCTTTGATGTCGAGATAATGTGGAGATAATGGTTCTAAACATATACAATATTTCACTTAAAAACTTTGAGGTAGATGGTGGTGTAAAAAGTAGGAATAAGAGTTAATGGAGTATTTTTGTAATTATagaatttaaataatatatataattttattattaaaaatacaTTGCATACTCATATTACTCACCAAAGGATGTCATTTTTATCTAAGAGTTAATAGGTGCAAACACGGTTGAGAAATTAATCATACTAGTTTTACAACCCGTGCGATGTACGAgtcttcattaatatttttatagattttatattttatattattaataattGTAATTATATATTAGTTAATATTAAATTGTATATTATTAATGCGATTTGAACCATTAACTTTATTATTATGTTtataaataaaaatgtttattgTTTGCGAAATTCGAATTTGAGAACTTGACTAATcatgtataaataataatataaatatttgttgttgtcGGGATCCAAACCTAGAAATTTGAGTTGTGTATATTCTTTTGTATTCTAACGATCatgattattttattaaaaaaatatgacGACTATGATTAACGGTAACCAAACCAATCAAGAAAATGGCAGaccaaattatacctcattctAATTAATATAGTTTATTATagatatataataataataaatatttattgttgtCAAGATTTGAACCTAGAAATTTGAGTTGTGTATATTCTTTTGGTATTTAGATCTAACGGTCCTGATTATTTGATTAAAAAATTGACGATCATGATTAAGTATGACCACACCAACCAAAAAAAGGACATATCAAATTATAactcattccggttattatagtttAGTATAGATAACTAGTAATTAAGTTGTGCTGACGGATGTCGTATAgataatattcaaaaaaataattatatatataaataataaaataaattatttatatattttgaaTTATACTAATTGGTCTCACCAGTTTTTGGTCGATACTCATTCCAataaatcattatttttatttttaaatgaaaAACTATATATAGATAAAAACAAATACCATACACAATAAGAAATACTTGAGTACTAAAATTGATATGGATTGAAAATACATCTTAAAGACACAATAATAACACTGGGACTTCTTGTCCTAAAGCCCAGCACAGACCTTTCCTGATGATCTGAACCCGCCATTCTCTaaagatataatgaatgcccGCATATCAATAAATTTCAAGATGaccaccatcaaagcttatgatggtaTTGGCGACCCTACTAACAATGTCAGGATGTTCTCTAAGGTGGTATAGCCGTCTGCCCCCAAACTTGATTGGATCTTTCAAAGATTTGAGCCAGGCTTTTATAAAGCAATTAATCAGCGGCAGAGTACACGAGAAGAGTTCGGCTTCTCTCATGGGCATAATTCAAGGAGATAAAAAGTCTCTTAGGGACTACCTGAACCGATTCACGAAGGAAGCTTAGAAGGTCCCCGATTCTTTAAGATGTCCATGGAAAAACACCCTCCCGAAAGTATGCTGCAGCTTCAGGATAGGGCTGGGAAGTACGTCAAGGTGGAGGAAAGTATGAGGAAGATAGCGGTGAGTAATGATCCCACTAGCAACAAGAAGCGAAAGACAGATCCAAATACAAGTATCCTCGAACCGACAAAGGCTTTGActcctcttctaagaagaatcaTCAACCAAGGTTCACTGAATATGCAAGGTTAAACGCTCCAAGGAGCCAGATCCGTATGGAAATTGAAAATGACAAAGAGTTCAAATTgccgaagccactaaggggagaccccgGGAAAAGAGACAAGAGTCGATACTGCAGGTaccacaaagatgttggtcatgatactgatgactgtaggcaactcaaggatgagattgagtatttgATCCGAAGAGGAAAGTTCGGAcgtttcaccaagggtgaagaggcTGGAGGCCAAAAAAGAGACAATGATCAAAGAGATGATGATCGAAGAGGTAATGACAGAGATCGCAACCCACAGCCCTGAGGGGAAGTAATCAACATGATCTCAGGAGGTCCTGCTGCAATTGGGACTACAAGTAACTCTCAAAAATCTTATGCGAGAGAGGTGATGAGCATAGTCGGAGAACCGTCTAAGCGTTCTAAGTCGGAGATGATGTTTGAATACGGTGACCCAGAtcttgaaggtttgaaatttcctcaggACGATCCTCCGATTATCTCCCCAATAATTGAAAATTGTCCTGTTATGAGGGTCCTAGTGGACAGTGGAGTTTCTGTGGATATTTTGTTCCATGACACATTCATAAGGATGAGCTACAATGATTTTCAACTAACTTCATCTGATGCACCCATCTACGGGTTTAACCATGTGGAATGCAAAGTTGAAGGGGCAACACAACATCCCGTAACTATTGGCAAAGAGCCCAGAGAGGCCACGCAGGTGTTAAACTTTCAGGTTATTAAGCCATCCTCTATTTATAATGTCATCATGGGTAGAACAAGGATCCCTGCGTTTAAGGccattgtaatatcccatattttcaatattattattataattatttggaattatttatgtgattttatgtgaattttcgtgaattatctgataagtggaattgatgtttgggtgtttagatgtgatattatttgtgtatttgaatttttatatgttcagaataaaatatagataattgtgatatttttctggtaatttttggactgttagatgattttatattaatttatgaattattaattattttatgaataattaccaaaattattttataaagccgggaatcatccgacttcaatccccgaaacttttccgaaaactccttcctaacctaatctggtaattccggacattttccgtgttttgactttttcgattcggattacggtttgacccgtgcgcggcccggcgcaatattttcgatacgatagttatttcggtaatcaataaaacccgtattctcgaaagacgggatatttttacgttattctcgtatataatattttataaaaagctcggttttgataattatccaattttggtattgaatcggatcgttattgcagttacttagcggctaagcaactaatttaatgatccaaaatgatccaaaacgatccagaacgatctaatattccataaatataaatagcctatttcttatttcgtttattccgtttattcatttgcaaccagttaaaacaccgtaaatacagagaaaaacccgagaaaaccgatacgttcccgagaatcaaacacacgaacgaaggcgttatcgaactccgattcgggcttgcagcatatcaaaacgaagctctcgaaatcttctttctgaatcaatcatcagtttttgtCCAGAAATCATgttaattttcttatttatttatttatattcgaattatttaataattaaattatgaaaatttgttcttgaggttgttgatatgatttgatgattccatgttgtagagcatgtttttctggtcaatttggtatattatacttccaAAATAGAGttcagtatcatatagaaattaaggtttgaattttctggaaattatttgaatatgtgttcttggtgttcttgaagatttctgagaatcaaacccaaatttgagggtgatgcagacttcagaatttgaagtatgagtaaccaaaacgttcatattttcatgttctttctgtttaagccatcaaatcattcaaacgattagtaattttcaaaattcgattttagggttttt from Apium graveolens cultivar Ventura chromosome 5, ASM990537v1, whole genome shotgun sequence includes the following:
- the LOC141659092 gene encoding protein MEI2-like 4 isoform X5 — protein: MPSEVHALSPSSYFSERQVGFWKTESMPENHVSPGLKGEGMLHTADSNLLGSSPLDNHGKKTNMVGPCYENGFFSSPFSELLSQKMTLSPSDAHNGRFFSSTSNYDEEEPLESLEEIEAQTIGDLLPSDEDLLLGVTDGFDYHTRPTNGNNIEDLDFFSSVGGFDLGEEKISLDRSTGRLGGSNGSIAGEHPSRTLFVRNINSNIEDIELQAIFAQYGDIRTLYTACKHRGFVMISYYDLRAAQNAMKALQNKLLKHRKLDIHFSIPKDNPSEKDCNQGTLEVSKLDFAVTNDEFRQLFGVYGDIKEIRDVPYRSHHKLIEFYDFRSAEAALRALNRSQLAGKLDLRHPDGNTSFMQSFPELRQDEFSPYLQQSSSHNFTTGFGGPASHGQVTSFSMENSDVLDADYSKGAPFGQYQDIAFQNGILCSVPSNLSSVIHQSSIPESGHLLNKKSMEIPSALNFHPYSLPDYHDDSAFLSTGNESYAPPAPPHYMWNSSPKPQGMTWSNSPSYVNGICSPQHLQRLHTVHRPPYHMLSTNLPINSHQAGSAPSVDPSLWDIRHVYAGESPDASSFQQGSVGNMRMTSNSLHPLEIISPNIFPSFGGNCLNLSIASKVLQSPQNSIMYPSSSQMYPRMSPFDSSRERLKGHRNEGRSSQADNKKQFELDIDRIIRGEDKRTTLMIKNIPNKYTSKMLLAAIDERHRGTYDFIYLPIDFKASVFSLSVRSLVVQFEVVEQGQLFEQLMLLHGIFFRLIHN
- the LOC141659092 gene encoding protein MEI2-like 4 isoform X4 translates to MPSERQVGFWKTESMPENHGLKGEGMLHTADSNLLGSSPLDNHGKKTNMVGPCYENGFFSSPFSELLSQKMTLSPSDAHNGRFFSSTSNYDEEEPLESLEEIEAQTIGDLLPSDEDLLLGVTDGFDYHTRPTNGNNIEDLDFFSSVGGFDLGEEKISLDRSTGRLGGSNGSIAGEHPSRTLFVRNINSNIEDIELQAIFAQYGDIRTLYTACKHRGFVMISYYDLRAAQNAMKALQNKLLKHRKLDIHFSIPKDNPSEKDCNQGTLEVSKLDFAVTNDEFRQLFGVYGDIKEIRDVPYRSHHKLIEFYDFRSAEAALRALNRSQLAGKLDLRHPDGNTSFMQSFPELRQDEFSPYLQQSSSHNFTTGFGGPASHGQVTSFSMENSDVLDADYSKGAPFGQYQDIAFQNGILCSVPSNLSSVIHQSSIPESGHLLNKKSMEIPSALNFHPYSLPDYHDDSAFLSTGNESYAPPAPPHYMWNSSPKPQGMTWSNSPSYVNGICSPQHLQRLHTVHRPPYHMLSTNLPINSHQAGSAPSVDPSLWDIRHVYAGESPDASSFQQGSVGNMRMTSNSLHPLEIISPNIFPSFGGNCLNLSIASKVLQSPQNSIMYPSSSQMYPRMSPFDSSRERLKGHRNEGRSSQADNKKQFELDIDRIIRGEDKRTTLMIKNIPNKYTSKMLLAAIDERHRGTYDFIYLPIDFKNKCNVGYAFINMTDPSLIIPFFQAFNGKKWEKFNSEKVASLAYARIQGKASLIAHFQNSSLMNEDKRCRPILFKTEGPNAGDQVPFPMGVHVRCKSTKNRTGMNDKNQSESSAYTSTEEEYLSGDSSSRSSRDAD
- the LOC141659092 gene encoding protein MEI2-like 4 isoform X6; the encoded protein is MPSEVHALSPSSYFSERQVGFWKTESMPENHVSPGLKGEGMLHTADSNLLGSSPLDNHGKKTNMVGPCYENGFFSSPFSELLSQKMTLSPSDAHNGRFFSSTSNYDEEEPLESLEEIEAQTIGDLLPSDEDLLLGVTDGFDYHTRPTNGNNIEDLDFFSSVGGFDLGEEKISLDRSTGRLGGSNGSIAGEHPSRTLFVRNINSNIEDIELQAIFAQYGDIRTLYTACKHRGFVMISYYDLRAAQNAMKALQNKLLKHRKLDIHFSIPKDNPSEKDCNQGTLEVSKLDFAVTNDEFRQLFGVYGDIKEIRDVPYRSHHKLIEFYDFRSAEAALRALNRSQLAGKLDLRHPDGNTSFMQSFPELRQDEFSPYLQQSSSHNFTTGFGGPASHGQVTSFSMENSDVLDADYSKGAPFGQYQDIAFQNGILCSVPSNLSSVIHQSSIPESGHLLNKKSMEIPSALNFHPYSLPDYHDDSAFLSTGNESYAPPAPPHYMWNSSPKPQGMTWSNSPSYVNGICSPQHLQRLHTVHRPPYHMLSTNLPINSHQAGSAPSVDPSLWDIRHVYAGESPDASSFQQGSVGNMRMTSNSLHPLEIISPNIFPSFGGNCLNLSIASKVLQSPQNSIMYPSSSQMYPRMSPFDSSRERLKGHRNEGRSSQADNKKQFELDIDRIIRGEDKRTTLMIKNIPNKYTSKMLLAAIDERHRGTYDFIYLPIDFKV